In a single window of the Falsibacillus pallidus genome:
- a CDS encoding DNA polymerase IV: MKSFYPKNGRVILHVDMNSFYASVEMAYNPALKGKPLAIAGNPEERRGIIVTCSYEARKFGVKTTMPLWEARKKCPDMIVMRPNFDRYRAASRGIFDILRTYSELVEPVSIDEGYVDITDSYELGSPLQIAASIQRSIKEQLDLPCSIGIAPNKFLAKMASDMKKPMGITVLRKRDIPNILWPLPVQEMHGIGAKTAEKLKGIDILTIKDLASGNETQLKKVLGINGIRLRERANGIDSREVDPESVYDFKSIGNSTTLPRDISNQQELLAVLKELSQKVSERMRKKNALTVNISVMIRYKDRKTITRSRKLKNPIIKHEDIFEAASSLFIEHWNGNGVRLLGVTAQDLVEEEDALLQLDLFSYEKEAKKEPLYQALENLKSKFGKNAVTKGVKVDALKKDPHTDTSFNKDFLYERKKE; this comes from the coding sequence GTGAAGAGCTTTTATCCGAAGAATGGACGAGTCATTCTTCATGTAGATATGAATAGTTTTTACGCTTCTGTGGAAATGGCCTATAATCCTGCACTCAAAGGTAAGCCGCTTGCGATTGCAGGTAATCCCGAAGAAAGACGGGGCATCATTGTGACATGCAGCTATGAAGCCCGCAAGTTCGGGGTTAAAACCACCATGCCTCTTTGGGAGGCAAGAAAAAAATGTCCGGATATGATCGTCATGCGTCCCAACTTTGACCGTTATCGGGCAGCATCCAGAGGAATTTTTGATATTCTTAGAACCTATTCAGAATTGGTAGAGCCCGTATCAATCGATGAAGGGTATGTTGATATAACTGACAGCTATGAGCTTGGATCACCATTGCAAATCGCTGCCAGCATCCAAAGAAGCATCAAAGAACAGCTTGATCTCCCATGCAGCATTGGGATCGCCCCTAATAAATTTCTAGCTAAAATGGCTTCAGACATGAAAAAGCCGATGGGCATCACGGTCCTGAGGAAAAGAGACATCCCCAATATCCTTTGGCCGCTGCCTGTGCAGGAAATGCATGGTATCGGGGCTAAGACAGCAGAGAAACTAAAAGGAATCGATATTTTGACCATTAAGGATTTGGCATCAGGAAATGAGACTCAGTTAAAAAAGGTTCTCGGAATTAATGGGATACGGCTGAGGGAACGGGCAAACGGCATTGATTCAAGGGAAGTCGATCCGGAATCCGTCTACGATTTTAAAAGCATTGGCAATTCGACTACCCTTCCGAGGGATATTTCCAATCAGCAGGAGCTTCTTGCTGTATTAAAGGAACTGTCTCAAAAAGTTTCTGAACGTATGAGAAAGAAAAATGCACTTACAGTCAATATTTCTGTAATGATCCGATACAAAGACCGCAAAACAATTACAAGAAGCCGAAAACTGAAAAATCCCATTATCAAGCATGAAGATATTTTCGAAGCGGCCAGTTCACTGTTCATCGAACATTGGAACGGCAATGGTGTTCGGCTCTTGGGTGTGACGGCACAGGATTTGGTGGAAGAGGAAGATGCGCTTTTGCAGCTTGATCTTTTCTCCTATGAAAAAGAGGCAAAGAAGGAACCGCTGTATCAAGCCCTGGAAAACCTTAAGAGCAAGTTTGGAAAAAATGCAGTGACGAAAGGCGTTAAAGTGGATGCCTTGAAAAAAGATCCCCACACAGATACAAGCTTTAACAAGGATTTTCTTTATGAACGAAAAAAGGAATGA
- a CDS encoding chemotaxis protein CheW has protein sequence MSEKAVVFKINEEDYGIPISFVISIEKIPETNPIPQLPSFVKGIVKVRDELLPAIDLEELLYGSQLNLNEISRMIVLKTDKLSIGLFVREAKEIIDIPAELLKKVALMGYKKTKFFSGVANLEKGLITMIDPDLLVESLENIDAIQEYVENYEMA, from the coding sequence TTGAGTGAAAAAGCAGTTGTTTTTAAAATTAATGAAGAAGATTACGGGATTCCAATATCCTTTGTAATTTCCATCGAGAAAATTCCAGAAACGAATCCAATCCCGCAGCTTCCTTCATTCGTGAAAGGCATCGTGAAAGTCCGTGATGAACTGCTGCCGGCAATTGATTTAGAAGAATTGCTCTATGGAAGCCAGTTGAATCTTAATGAAATCTCACGCATGATTGTCCTGAAAACGGATAAACTTTCAATTGGTCTTTTCGTAAGGGAAGCAAAAGAAATCATCGATATTCCTGCTGAATTGTTAAAGAAAGTAGCTTTGATGGGCTACAAGAAAACGAAATTCTTTTCAGGAGTCGCAAACTTAGAAAAGGGCCTCATTACAATGATCGATCCAGATCTGTTGGTTGAATCCCTTGAAAACATCGATGCTATACAGGAATATGTAGAAAACTATGAAATGGCCTAA
- the gndA gene encoding NADP-dependent phosphogluconate dehydrogenase: MAKQQIGVIGLAVMGKNLAWNIESRGYSVSVYNRSSEKTEEMLNESKGKNIHPAYSIEEFVQSLEMPRKILLMVKAGPATDATIEQLLPFLEEGDILIDGGNTFFEDTQRRNKELSERGIHFIGTGVSGGEEGALTGPSIMPGGQKEAYDLVEPILKSIAAKVEGEACTTYIGPDGAGHYVKMVHNGIEYGDMQLIAESYFLLKNVLGLSADELHEVFAEWNKGELDSYLIEITADIFTKKDDETGKPMVDVILDKAGQKGTGKWTSQSALDLGVPLPIITESVFARFISAMKEERTKASKLLKGPEAKTFEGNRSNLIEAVRKALYMSKICSYAQGFAQMKSASEEFGWDLRYGDIAMIFRGGCIIRAQFLQKIKEAYDREPNLDNLMLDPYFKRIVENYQSSLREVISAAVMNGIPVPGFSSALSYYDSYRTETLPANLIQAQRDYFGAHTYERVDKEGVFHTEWMKK, encoded by the coding sequence ATGGCAAAACAACAAATTGGTGTGATCGGGCTTGCTGTAATGGGGAAAAACCTTGCCTGGAACATCGAAAGCAGAGGCTATTCAGTTTCTGTCTATAATCGTTCAAGTGAAAAAACAGAAGAAATGCTGAATGAATCAAAAGGGAAAAATATTCATCCAGCCTATTCCATAGAAGAGTTTGTGCAATCATTGGAGATGCCGAGGAAGATATTATTGATGGTGAAAGCTGGTCCGGCTACAGATGCTACAATTGAACAGCTCCTGCCATTCCTTGAAGAAGGCGACATCCTGATCGATGGGGGCAATACGTTTTTCGAAGATACACAACGCCGCAATAAAGAACTTAGCGAGCGCGGGATTCATTTCATCGGTACCGGTGTTTCCGGAGGGGAAGAAGGGGCATTGACCGGTCCATCCATCATGCCTGGAGGGCAGAAGGAAGCTTATGACCTCGTTGAGCCAATTCTAAAAAGCATCGCGGCCAAAGTAGAAGGGGAAGCCTGTACAACCTATATCGGCCCTGATGGTGCAGGTCATTATGTCAAAATGGTCCACAATGGCATCGAATATGGCGATATGCAGCTGATTGCTGAATCTTATTTCCTTTTAAAGAATGTCCTGGGATTATCTGCAGATGAACTCCATGAAGTCTTTGCAGAATGGAATAAAGGGGAGCTCGACAGCTATCTTATTGAAATCACGGCTGATATTTTCACTAAAAAAGATGATGAAACAGGAAAGCCGATGGTCGATGTGATCCTCGATAAAGCAGGGCAAAAGGGAACCGGCAAGTGGACAAGCCAAAGTGCACTCGACCTTGGTGTACCTCTTCCAATCATTACTGAATCTGTTTTCGCCCGCTTTATTTCTGCAATGAAAGAAGAGAGGACAAAAGCAAGTAAACTTCTTAAGGGACCTGAAGCCAAAACGTTTGAAGGAAATCGTTCAAATCTGATTGAAGCAGTAAGAAAGGCACTTTACATGAGCAAGATCTGTTCATATGCTCAAGGATTTGCCCAAATGAAATCGGCTTCTGAGGAGTTTGGATGGGATCTTCGCTATGGCGATATCGCGATGATTTTCAGGGGCGGCTGCATTATTCGTGCGCAATTCCTTCAAAAAATCAAGGAAGCATATGATCGGGAGCCGAATCTCGATAACCTGATGCTGGATCCATATTTCAAAAGGATTGTTGAAAATTATCAATCCTCGCTCCGCGAAGTGATTTCTGCAGCTGTTATGAATGGCATTCCTGTTCCAGGTTTCTCCAGTGCCCTTTCCTACTATGACAGCTACCGGACAGAGACCCTGCCGGCAAACCTCATTCAGGCCCAGCGTGACTACTTCGGTGCCCACACATACGAACGCGTGGATAAAGAAGGGGTTTTCCATACGGAATGGATGAAAAAATAA
- a CDS encoding YebC/PmpR family DNA-binding transcriptional regulator, with protein MGRKWNNIKEKKAAKDANTSRIYAKFGREIYVAAKQGEPDPESNQALKMVLERAKTYNVPRAIIDRAIEKAKGGAEENYDELRYEGFGPNGSMVIVDALTNNVNRTASEVRAAFGKNGGNMGVSGSVAYMFDATAVFGIEGKSEEEVMELLMEADVDARDIIEEDETVIVYAEPDQYHAVQEAFKAAGITEFSVAELTMLAQNDVVLPEDTKAQFEKMIDAIEDLEDVQQVYHNVDLGE; from the coding sequence AATAATATCAAAGAAAAAAAAGCAGCCAAAGATGCCAATACTAGTCGGATTTATGCCAAATTCGGCCGGGAAATTTATGTGGCAGCGAAACAGGGAGAACCGGATCCTGAGTCCAATCAGGCATTAAAAATGGTTTTAGAAAGAGCTAAAACATATAATGTCCCAAGAGCAATCATTGACCGTGCGATAGAAAAAGCAAAAGGCGGAGCAGAAGAAAACTATGACGAGCTTCGCTATGAAGGCTTCGGTCCAAACGGCTCCATGGTCATCGTCGATGCGTTGACAAACAACGTCAACCGTACTGCATCAGAAGTCCGTGCTGCCTTCGGTAAGAATGGCGGAAACATGGGAGTCAGCGGATCTGTTGCCTATATGTTTGATGCTACTGCCGTATTCGGAATCGAAGGAAAGTCCGAAGAAGAAGTGATGGAGCTATTAATGGAAGCAGATGTGGATGCACGGGATATCATCGAAGAAGATGAAACGGTCATTGTTTATGCAGAGCCTGACCAATACCATGCCGTCCAGGAAGCATTTAAGGCAGCAGGCATCACAGAATTCTCTGTAGCTGAATTAACGATGCTCGCACAAAATGATGTCGTTCTTCCTGAAGATACCAAAGCTCAATTCGAAAAAATGATCGACGCTATTGAAGATCTTGAAGATGTGCAGCAAGTCTACCACAATGTAGATCTTGGTGAGTAA